TAGTTCATAGCTATGTGAAGAAAGGTCCTGCATTAAGTGAATTTGTTACCACACTTTACAAGCTGTGTTTCGAAATGCAGGTAGCACAGGGTTTAATTACGCAGGCAGAAGCGGATGCACAAAACCGGGACCGGAACATAACGCCGGAAACTTTTATTACCAGGTATCCAAACTCTATTTTCAACATGGAGGCAAAACAGTTGATAGAAGCGAGGGCAAGGGCGGCAGGAAATAATCGCAATAACTGATTAAATAGCGAAGGACCAGGTTTTACGGCCTTTTCACCACTTAGCTGATGCCAGTTCCTTCAAAAACGGGAGCGAGGTTTATTTGATATGCCGAAATTACTTTGGTATCTTTCTACCCGGTATTGCATGTAAACTTTCTAATTAATCCTTGATATTATGCGACTGCGGCAAAATCCCCTCTCCGGAAAACGCAAGTACCTGTTCGGGTCTTTGCTATGCCTGTTTGTGGCTGTCATCTGCGTGGCTTTCACGATGGAAAGCGATGATGATTTTGGTATCGCCAGGAGAGAGGTGTTACTTCGCAGGATCGGGCACGAACTGCTTCTGCTTTCCGGGGACAGCACCTCCAGGGTGCTCCCGGTAGAAAAGATCGCGGAAAATGAGTACCAGGTAAAGTTTGAAAACGCGTTTACATTCGCACCCGCATCCCTGATAAGCACCACCCGCCGCGTACTGGCCCAGGACCCGCTGACCGGTAATTACGTTGTTAACGTCCTCAATGCTGGCACTTCCAGCGTCACCTACGCATATGCTGTTTCCAGGAATGAGAAGAATGATATTGTAACGTGTGTAGGCAGGCAGCAACCCCGGGCACATTATATGATCAACTTTAAGTTTGAGCCTACGACCACAAATACCGCCAAAACCGGATTCTTACTGGGCAGCCTGCCGTTCCTGGCGCTCGTTGGATTTGTCTTTTTGCGTCCCGATAAGCCACGAAGAGATTTACCCGGGGAGCAGGAGCCTGTAGCCGCTTTACCTGTGGATAGCGCACCTGTACCCGCAGACATTCCACAAACAAGTGGGATCACCTTAGGCTCAGTACTGTTTGACGCCAACGGCCGCAAGCTGTTAGTAGATGAAAAGACAATAGACCTCACACTAACCGAAACCCGTGTCCTGGCGATTTTTGCATCGGCTCCCAATGAAATTATCGAGAGAAGCCGGCTGCAGAAAGAGATTTGGGAGGATGAAGGGGTGATTGTCGGCCGCAGCCTGGATATGTTTATCTCCAAACTGAGGAAAAAACTGGAGGCCGACCCGGCCATCAGGATTGTGGTGGTACGTGGGAAAGGGTATAGGCTTGAAATTGGCGCTGTGAAATAATTAGTAAGCTATTCCTTTGGGACCCTCATCGGAAAGATAAACAACTTCCCCTTCTTACGATACTCCCTCATCGTATTCAGTAGCCATTTAGAGTGGTGAGCGAAGTCTGCGTCGTTATACCGGGAATAAAGTTCAAATCCCTGCCCGCCTTTGTCTACGATCACATAGGAGTAAACATCACCTTTTTTACCCGTTCCCCATAACAGGCTATCCCTCGTCTGATAAAACGGAAACCCAAAGTAATCAGCAACATGTTTTTTGAATTGATCATCCTTCCAGATATCATCTTCGAAGGGCCTGAAGAGGGGATAGGTCGCAAAAACATATTTCCCGTTCGAATATCTGTCATCTTCCCCCGTCAGATTGTCGCCCGCTATTAACTTAAATCCCTTGGGAAAAGATATTTGTCCAAATGTATTCGCAGTATAAAACAGGAAAAGAAAGCAGAAAAGGTATTTCATCGGGAAGTTTGATAGGTGAAGGCGAATGTAGAAAGAATATTTCAGTACATGGCTCAGCAGAGTAAGGATTTTGCTATGATGCAGATTGTCAATAGTTTATTTACAATGTTTACATAGAAAAATTACAATCCTTTTGCTTCAGGCTGAAAGGATCAGGGTAGATTGCTGTATCAAACTTTAAACTATGAAAAAAGTTATCTATCCACTGATTTTGGCGCTGCTCGTAGTCAGCGGCCTCGTGTTCGCCAATCGCGAAACAGAAAAAGAAGCACCTAAAAAGGCAGCTGCACAACCACTTACGGAAGCCG
This genomic interval from Chitinophaga horti contains the following:
- a CDS encoding winged helix-turn-helix domain-containing protein, coding for MRLRQNPLSGKRKYLFGSLLCLFVAVICVAFTMESDDDFGIARREVLLRRIGHELLLLSGDSTSRVLPVEKIAENEYQVKFENAFTFAPASLISTTRRVLAQDPLTGNYVVNVLNAGTSSVTYAYAVSRNEKNDIVTCVGRQQPRAHYMINFKFEPTTTNTAKTGFLLGSLPFLALVGFVFLRPDKPRRDLPGEQEPVAALPVDSAPVPADIPQTSGITLGSVLFDANGRKLLVDEKTIDLTLTETRVLAIFASAPNEIIERSRLQKEIWEDEGVIVGRSLDMFISKLRKKLEADPAIRIVVVRGKGYRLEIGAVK